The DNA window TCGGCAAAGGTGAAGGAGGGTCTTGCCGGGGAGAATATCACGGTTCTCTCACAGATCGGATTCAGGGATGACTACACAATCGCAGTCAGGGAGGACTGGGCAGTGAGCCATAACAATGTCTCCACCATCAGCGAGCTCGTCCCGTATGCAAAGGACCTTGTCTTTGGGAGCGATCTCGTCTTCCATGAACGCGAAGACGGGTTGCCAAGCCTCCAGAAGGTCTACGGGCTCACATTTAAGGACGTGAAACCGATGTCCCCTACCCTGATGTACGAGGCGATCAAGAACGGGCAGGTCGATGTGATCCCACCATATACAACCGATTCGAGGGTTGACCTTTACAAACTGCGTACACTCAGGGATGATCGTTCGGCAATGCCTCCATACCATGCGATCCTTCTTGCCAATGCAGGGCTTGCGAAGAACCCTGGCGTGGTGCAGGCGCTCGCTGTCCTGAACGGAAAAATTGACACGACGACGATGCGGGAGTTGAACCGGCAGTTCGATATCGATAAGAGGGACGCGCAGGAGATCGCCCATACCTACCTGGTCCAGCAGGGGATCATCAAGGGCTGACTGATGCAGAACAACCGACCATTCGAACGGATTGACACGATTTTCCTCGACCGGGTGACCAAGCGGTACGGCTCGGTAGCAGCGGTGGAGAACCTCTCGCTTGAGATCGACGGGGGTGAACTGATCTGCCTGATCGGGGGATCAGGCTCAGGGAAGACGACCACACTCAGAATGTGTAATCGGCTCATCGAGCCCGACTCCGGACGTGTGCTGATCAACGGGGCCGATCTAAAGACGATCGACCCGGTCAGACTGCGCAGGCACACCGGGTACGTGATCCAGTCGATCGGTCTCTTTCCTCATATGACGGTCGGGGAGAACATCGGGCTGATCCCACACCGTGAGGGATGGGATGAAGAGCGTGTAAAAAAAAGGGTCAGTGAACTGCTCCGGCTGGTCGCCCTCCCCCCGGAGACCTTCCTCTCCCGGTATCCCCGTGAGCTCTCAGGGGGGCAGCAGCAGCGGGTCGGTCTCGCCCGGGCCCTCGCGATGGACCCCCCGCTGCTGCTGATGGACGAGCCGTTCGGGGCACTCGACCCGCTGCTCCGTCACCAGTTACAGGATGAGTTTCTTAAGATCAAGCAGGTGATCGGGCGGACGATCCTCTTTGTGACCCATGACCTTGAAGAAGCATTCCGGCTCGGGGACCGGGTGGCCGTTCTCGATCAGGGACGACTGGTGCAGGTTGGTACCCCCGATGAACTCCTCTTCTCACCTGTCAACGCAGCAGTGGCGAATCTGTTCGGTTCCGGGGCAAAGTACAGGCATCTCGACCGGTTGACAGTCCGTGACCTGATGAGCCGGGTCCTGGTCCTGGACGGGGGGGTCTCCGCAGGTAATGCCGCCATCCTGCTCGATCAAAGACAGAGCTCCATCGCAGCCA is part of the Methanosphaerula palustris E1-9c genome and encodes:
- a CDS encoding ABC transporter ATP-binding protein, with the translated sequence MQNNRPFERIDTIFLDRVTKRYGSVAAVENLSLEIDGGELICLIGGSGSGKTTTLRMCNRLIEPDSGRVLINGADLKTIDPVRLRRHTGYVIQSIGLFPHMTVGENIGLIPHREGWDEERVKKRVSELLRLVALPPETFLSRYPRELSGGQQQRVGLARALAMDPPLLLMDEPFGALDPLLRHQLQDEFLKIKQVIGRTILFVTHDLEEAFRLGDRVAVLDQGRLVQVGTPDELLFSPVNAAVANLFGSGAKYRHLDRLTVRDLMSRVLVLDGGVSAGNAAILLDQRQSSIAAIVSDGVAQGVIERDGLTAGEQAISTLATDVPMVAASDGAEATIRMLRDLAAPFALVMEHDHPVGILNPAEALLSLV
- a CDS encoding glycine betaine ABC transporter substrate-binding protein is translated as MKKEILFTVLLVIVLVIAGCTSGPGQSVSQKNTTIVVGAKTFNEQYILSEMIAQILKDNGYQAVVKSGLNDGTLFEGIKNGQVGVYVEYTGTAYSQLLKLPALQTWDPDVVSAKVKEGLAGENITVLSQIGFRDDYTIAVREDWAVSHNNVSTISELVPYAKDLVFGSDLVFHEREDGLPSLQKVYGLTFKDVKPMSPTLMYEAIKNGQVDVIPPYTTDSRVDLYKLRTLRDDRSAMPPYHAILLANAGLAKNPGVVQALAVLNGKIDTTTMRELNRQFDIDKRDAQEIAHTYLVQQGIIKG